The stretch of DNA TAATAACCAGTTGTTGATATTAATTTATTGGTGATGATGTTTAATCATACTGCGGTGAATATGGAACATTAATAGGTAGAATCATTATCTACCATATCTCTTACAAACGATAGCCATTGTCAGCTGCTTATTTATTTTTAGTATCAAAATATTTATAAATCATTTCCTCCTTGATCTCAAACATAAATTCCCATAATTCCATTTCAAGTGCCTTTTGCTAGTTTATCAAGTGTAGTGCTTGAGGGTGAACTTATGTTCTTTTCAAGCTTATATATATACTTTAAAGTAAGATCCGTACTCAGTGATAAATCCATTTGTGTTTTCTGTTTTTCATCCCTCACTCTCTTTAACCCATTGCCAATATACAATTTGTAATACGTCATTCAAGGGATTCTCCTTTTTAAACCAATTACATAATGACAGCGAAAAACGGTATACGTACCCCAGTACGCATTTTGCCTTTTTCATGAAAAATAGTTAAAAATCCAAGCCTTTCACTCCCAGGTATTTGCTGAAGATTGCTAAAGTGCTAGGTATTCTTACATTGATAGATTGGATTTGCATTTGATATGGTTGGGGTGGTTGGTTGTTGCTCTTCTTTCCAGGAGGGTGTTGGTCATAGGAACATTTCTTGAGATTCTACGAGAAGTTCTGAAGGGGATTGTGTATGAAGTAAGCGCATGTTTTTAGATAAACGAAGTGAGCCACAAGGTCATACCCTGTGGCCCACCATTTATTATTGATTTAGATCAATTGTTGCACTCGTATAGGTTCCGCCCGTTCTACTATTCAGGAATATAACTAGGCTGCCGTCAACAACATCTTCATTTGTTCCATAATAACAATAAGGAAATGTACAATACTTGACAGCTGCTGCGAGCATGGCAATTCCACCCGTTCGTTTTCTCATGAATCTCTCCCCCCTTATCACACCCTTGAGAAATATCCTGCTATTGCTGGAAAACTCACGAACTCCCTCCTCATGTCCCGAAACGAAACCAGATCTTTTCCTCTATAAAACTCGAAATCTAGTAATGATTCAATGCAGTTCCATGGCGGTTGATGAAATGTTTTTGTATAAAACTGTATCGCTTCGTTCTCGTTGTCTGCAAAGATAAACACAAAATCCTTTTGGTTCATTTTCAGTGAATAGACGCAAACTCGATGAATTCCTAAGACATTTTTCTGAATCATTTCATTTACTTTCGGAATGTCTGCTAGGGATGAGTCTATTTGGGAGCTATCGTCCTCTAATGATATTTTCTTCTCTTCAAGTAGATGGTAGATGTAATGGGCCAAAAAGGAAATTTCATACTGGATACAAAATAAGTAAAGATCTTTCACTAACATGTGAGAACACCTCTTTATTGGATTTTTTTATTGGTATAGGTTTAATGAGTTAGACTTTCTTTCTATTGGTCCTCGATCTTTCCTGTATGCTCACTGTAGGTGACAAAGACTGATCCTACTGGACCATAGCGGTTTTTCGAGACCAAGATTTCAAGGGAAGGGTTGTCCGATTCCTTGTCATAATACTTTTCCCGATATAAGAACAAAATGACGTCGGCATCTTGTTCCACACTGCCGGATTCCCGAATATCGGACATCATCGGCTTTTTAAACGCTCTTGATTCTACCGAGCGATTGAGCTGGGCTAAACAAATGACTGGACAATCGAAATCCTTTGCCATGGTTTTAAGAGATTTGGAAATTTCCGTTACTTGTGAATGGGAATTACCTCCGTAAAACTGATTGGACTGAATGAGTGTTAAATAATCAATAAAAAGGATCGGTTTCTTGTTAGGAAATTGATTGATCATTTTTCGTGTTTTTGCTCTCATTTCGGCAATCGTTTGTCCGGCTCCATCAAAGATTTGAATATTGGTTTCTGCGAGATCCCCAATCACATCGGACCATCGATTCTTTTGTTTTTGGGATAACATTCTCTTCGGATCGCGCATTTTTCCCCGATTGAAGCCACCCGTTGATGCCATTAAACGGGAGGTGATCAGCTTTTCAGGCATTTCTAAGGAAAAGATAAGCGGCAGAAATCCTGCCCACCTCGACATTTTGGCAAAATGAAGCATCACATCGGTTTTTCCCATCGAGGGTCTTGCGGCTAGTATGGTCACTTCTCCACAATGAAAACCTCCCGTTACCTCATCGAGCCCTTTAATCCCCGTTGTTGCACTATTCATGCGCTTTGGATCTTCCCAAGGGGCTTCATAGATACCTGCCAGTGCTTCAAGTAAGGAGGTGTAATCCTCCATCTTTACTTGATTGATTTTATCCAGTTGTGTCATGACTTTCTCAATCTCCCAATCATTCATGGCTGCTATCGTTAAGATGGATCTCTTTTCCCGTTCCTTCCAGAGGTCGAGAATAAGCTTTTCCGTTCCATTGAATTTCGCGATATCCCCATACGATAAGAGCTCCGAAAGATAGGACATTCCACCCAATGATTCGAGGTTGGGTACAGTCGAAAAGGTAATCAAATCAATCTGCTTACCTGCCTGTGTTAACTCTAACATTCTGTGCATGATTTCTTTATGCAATGTACTTTCCAGGTGCTCTGGCTGAATCACGGTATCTTTGAGTAAGTATTCTGCTTTCATCAGGCTTCCTAATAATGTTTTTTCCACGATACTCATTCGTCTTCACCTGCCGTTAGGTCAAGGACAAAGCCAGTTGGAATATCTCTTCCTCCAGGTGATGACTGTTTGAAGTTCCTTTGGGATAGAACCTTTTGGTTCTCCTGATAGGAATCTAGTTCTTCTAAGGTTAAGATGGATTCATTTTCCCAGTTCTTCAATATCCCTACTACATATGACAGCCTTCGCTTGTTATTGGAACAGGCCATATTCATCGCTTTAACAATCATCTCTTTCGGATGTAAAAAGCTAGAATCATCTAACCAGGATAACAGCTGCTCCTTAGCATTCATGTTGGTAAAGCCAAATCCATTATTGTCCCAAAACTCAATAATTTCTTTTACATCGACAAGTTTTTCGTTGGTTTGGAGGTGGTGATCACGATTTTGTGTGCAATCTGTTAAGGGCTGATAGACTTCTTGTTGTTTTTCTTCTTCTTTTTCTTCTTCTTGTCCACCTATCGTGGGACGAATCGAGGACGTATCGTCAGGGTCTTTCCATTCGGGTGCTAGATATGTATCATTTTCGTTCTGTTCATTAACGTCCTTGCTGATTTCTGATTTACAAAAAGATTCATATAGGCTGCGGAATTCCTTTTTAGGAATGGATTCCAAAACAAATTGAAGCAGTGAGGTATCTTGGACTGCCTTTAATTCGGAAAGAATACAATCCATCATGGGTTTCCCGGCTTTATCAAAGTTATTTTCTCCCCAGTTCTTAATCGCGAGCTCTCTCGTTTCAGGGTTGTAGCGAATCAACTGATGATGCATGACGAACCGTTCCATTAACGAATGAATACTTTCAATGGAATAGCCCATATCAAAAGCAATTTGCTTTTTCGTAATCTT from Neobacillus sp. CF12 encodes:
- a CDS encoding helix-turn-helix transcriptional regulator, coding for MTYYKLYIGNGLKRVRDEKQKTQMDLSLSTDLTLKYIYKLEKNISSPSSTTLDKLAKGT
- a CDS encoding DnaB-like helicase C-terminal domain-containing protein codes for the protein MSIVEKTLLGSLMKAEYLLKDTVIQPEHLESTLHKEIMHRMLELTQAGKQIDLITFSTVPNLESLGGMSYLSELLSYGDIAKFNGTEKLILDLWKEREKRSILTIAAMNDWEIEKVMTQLDKINQVKMEDYTSLLEALAGIYEAPWEDPKRMNSATTGIKGLDEVTGGFHCGEVTILAARPSMGKTDVMLHFAKMSRWAGFLPLIFSLEMPEKLITSRLMASTGGFNRGKMRDPKRMLSQKQKNRWSDVIGDLAETNIQIFDGAGQTIAEMRAKTRKMINQFPNKKPILFIDYLTLIQSNQFYGGNSHSQVTEISKSLKTMAKDFDCPVICLAQLNRSVESRAFKKPMMSDIRESGSVEQDADVILFLYREKYYDKESDNPSLEILVSKNRYGPVGSVFVTYSEHTGKIEDQ
- a CDS encoding DnaD domain protein; translated protein: MAKFRKVRVDFWVDPIVSEELTPEDKYFYLYLLTNPRTTQVGIYKITKKQIAFDMGYSIESIHSLMERFVMHHQLIRYNPETRELAIKNWGENNFDKAGKPMMDCILSELKAVQDTSLLQFVLESIPKKEFRSLYESFCKSEISKDVNEQNENDTYLAPEWKDPDDTSSIRPTIGGQEEEKEEEKQQEVYQPLTDCTQNRDHHLQTNEKLVDVKEIIEFWDNNGFGFTNMNAKEQLLSWLDDSSFLHPKEMIVKAMNMACSNNKRRLSYVVGILKNWENESILTLEELDSYQENQKVLSQRNFKQSSPGGRDIPTGFVLDLTAGEDE